In Bremerella sp. JC817, the sequence CGAGACGACGCCGGGCCAGCACGGTGTATCCGCGGCACTGGAATTCGCGGTCGAGGTGCTGGGCGTCGAAGAGATCGTCGTGATGGGGCACGGAATGTGCGGTGGTTGCGAAGCTGCGTTGAAGCGCTCGATGGAAGGCGCGGAAATGGGCAAAGGCGGCTTCGTCGCCCACTGGATAGCTATGCTGGATGATGCGCGCGACAAGGTCACGGCGGAAAAGGGTACCGAGGGCC encodes:
- a CDS encoding carbonic anhydrase, producing ETTPGQHGVSAALEFAVEVLGVEEIVVMGHGMCGGCEAALKRSMEGAEMGKGGFVAHWIAMLDDARDKVTAEKGTEGREALRAMEHEAVRTSLQNLRTFPSVREKESEGSLTLRGAWFAISHGVLHLLD